In one window of Abyssisolibacter fermentans DNA:
- a CDS encoding YidH family protein, which produces MMIDNILSFIDKKKPMNIYDDSKDNMVLRDFLALDRTIMANERTFLAWFRTAISLIAGGLAIIKFSEDLIFLISGVILIGMGFVIGLIGTIRYIRIHKRLAKIKF; this is translated from the coding sequence ATGATGATAGATAATATTTTAAGTTTTATAGATAAAAAAAAGCCAATGAACATCTATGATGATTCAAAAGATAATATGGTCCTAAGAGATTTTTTAGCATTAGATCGCACGATAATGGCGAATGAACGAACATTCTTGGCTTGGTTTAGAACAGCTATCAGTTTAATTGCTGGAGGGCTTGCAATTATTAAATTTAGTGAAGATTTAATTTTTTTAATAAGTGGAGTTATATTAATAGGAATGGGATTTGTAATAGGTTTAATTGGTACAATTAGATATATTCGTATTCATAAACGACTGGCAAAAATTAAATTTTAG
- a CDS encoding anaerobic sulfatase maturase, with product MPNQTLLIKPASGNCNLNCKYCFYSDVAKNREVQSYGMMSTDTLENIVKKSFLYADQYVGFAFQGGEPTLIGLEFYEKLIEYVDKYNEKNIKVSYSIQTNGIIIDSRWARFLAKHNFLVGLSIDGPKEIHDLNRIDKNGLGSYKQVEKTVRLLKEHRVEFNILSVVNKGVAKHPLKIYNHFKKNDIKYLQFIPCLDPFNEVQGSRVYSLTPEDYGDFLCKLFDEWYKDIMNDKHISIRFFDNIVLMLMGYPPESCDMRGRCSVNAVIESDGSVYPCDFYVMDEWRMGNINTSNFDTILNSDIGKKFTEVSFQIDETCQACMFKQICRSGCRRHKEPIIDGRLSTNYFCKSYKKFYSYTLPRFKDIIKHMN from the coding sequence ATGCCGAATCAAACACTTTTAATTAAACCTGCTTCTGGAAATTGTAATTTGAATTGCAAATATTGTTTCTACAGTGATGTAGCTAAGAATAGAGAAGTACAGAGCTATGGAATGATGTCTACAGATACATTAGAAAATATCGTAAAAAAGTCATTTTTATATGCGGATCAATATGTTGGTTTTGCTTTTCAAGGAGGAGAGCCAACACTTATTGGACTTGAATTTTACGAGAAACTAATTGAATATGTTGATAAATATAATGAAAAGAACATAAAAGTTAGCTATTCAATACAGACAAATGGTATAATAATTGACTCTCGTTGGGCTCGCTTTTTAGCTAAGCATAATTTTTTAGTAGGGCTTTCTATAGATGGTCCAAAAGAAATACATGATTTAAATAGAATTGATAAAAATGGTTTAGGTAGTTATAAACAAGTTGAGAAAACTGTAAGACTTTTAAAAGAGCATAGAGTTGAATTTAATATATTAAGTGTTGTTAATAAAGGGGTAGCAAAACATCCGTTAAAGATATATAATCATTTCAAAAAAAATGACATTAAATATTTACAGTTTATACCTTGCTTGGATCCGTTTAATGAAGTTCAAGGGAGTAGAGTGTATTCTCTGACGCCAGAAGATTATGGAGATTTTTTATGTAAACTATTTGATGAATGGTATAAGGATATAATGAATGATAAACACATTAGTATACGTTTTTTTGATAACATTGTTTTAATGCTTATGGGATATCCACCAGAAAGCTGTGATATGAGAGGTAGATGTTCTGTCAATGCAGTGATAGAAAGTGATGGTTCAGTCTATCCGTGTGATTTTTATGTCATGGACGAGTGGCGTATGGGTAATATCAATACATCAAATTTTGATACAATCTTAAATAGTGATATAGGTAAAAAGTTTACTGAGGTATCTTTTCAGATAGATGAAACTTGTCAAGCATGTATGTTTAAACAGATTTGTCGAAGTGGATGCCGAAGGCACAAAGAACCAATAATTGACGGTAGATTATCAACTAATTATTTTTGTAAATCATATAAAAAGTTTTATAGTTATACTTTACCTCGTTTTAAAGATATTATAAAACATATGAATTAA
- a CDS encoding LysR family transcriptional regulator, which translates to MLESRLLTFLTVAKIKNYTKAARILNLTQPAVSGHIKFLEEHYGVKFIKKKGRNIDLTEEGEEFLQYVKELEIKERKICKKLKNKSSVVKNYNIGATLTIGGYVLPKILGKYKESYPNIDIILTVNNTKEILKKLLREEIDLGLVEGPFDRKKFGYKRLKEDELILAFSPKHKFSKEKYIQLEDILSGKLILREEGSGTRKYFENTLLDEGYSLNDLNIYMEVGSIDAIKALVEANLGYTIISKAAIERELKLGVIKTLPIKNNEFNEVKFNREFNFVYLLGSVNNYLSSFMEFCFNSIV; encoded by the coding sequence ATGTTAGAATCCAGATTATTAACTTTTCTTACAGTTGCTAAAATAAAAAATTATACAAAAGCTGCGAGAATTCTTAATTTAACTCAACCTGCTGTATCAGGGCATATTAAATTTTTAGAAGAACATTATGGAGTTAAGTTCATCAAAAAGAAAGGAAGAAATATAGATCTAACAGAGGAAGGTGAGGAATTTTTACAATATGTTAAAGAGTTGGAGATAAAGGAAAGAAAAATTTGCAAGAAGCTAAAAAATAAATCATCTGTAGTAAAAAACTATAATATAGGTGCAACTTTAACAATAGGTGGTTATGTTCTGCCAAAAATTTTAGGTAAATACAAGGAGAGTTATCCTAATATAGATATAATACTAACTGTGAACAATACAAAAGAAATATTAAAAAAACTATTAAGAGAAGAAATAGATTTAGGATTAGTGGAAGGACCTTTTGATAGAAAAAAATTTGGATATAAAAGATTAAAGGAAGATGAGCTAATATTAGCTTTTTCGCCTAAACATAAATTTTCAAAAGAAAAATATATTCAACTAGAGGATATACTTTCAGGAAAACTTATTTTAAGAGAAGAAGGTTCAGGTACAAGAAAATACTTTGAAAATACTCTACTAGATGAAGGATATAGTTTAAATGATTTAAATATCTATATGGAAGTAGGAAGTATAGATGCTATAAAAGCTCTTGTAGAAGCAAATTTGGGATATACAATTATATCAAAAGCAGCTATTGAAAGAGAACTGAAATTAGGTGTTATAAAAACATTACCTATAAAGAATAATGAGTTTAATGAAGTTAAATTTAATAGAGAATTTAATTTTGTATATTTACTAGGAAGTGTTAATAATTATCTTAGTAGCTTTATGGAATTTTGTTTTAATTCAATCGTATAG